The DNA segment ctgttgGGGTCATGACAGTCCATCTTGCTGTGacacagtaagttgtaccaGTTATCGTGTGATGCAAAAGTGGACTTGCAtgatctctggtagtgggtccagcctttactcCCCTTAGGAGACCAGCCTGAGGGAGACTCACGAGCGGTCACATTATGAAGTCGACACCGACCTCCATAGGCTGGcacgggagagagagagacagagagacataACTGaccatgatgcaaaacattatGATTCTGAGTGTCCAGAGCTGCAAGGCGTGCTAAGGAGGTCTGGGCACTTATCTATGATTAGCGATGAGAATACATTTTCCACAAATGACAGTGCATTTTCCCAGATCgtattctctttaaaaatatgAGATAAGTGTGACAGGATAACCACTATCCAAGCTCAGTATATTTCTAGTTCTTTGGATTTGAGCTAAAGACTTTCAAAAAGTCACGATACTTGTTTCTTTGTAACATAAATCACTTGTCTCTCAATGCTCATGCAAGAACAACTGTATGCAAGGAGTGCTAAGATAGATAAACCTTAGTTGCAAAGTTGCTTAAGTAAgaataaacaattataaatatgtgATTTCCAAAGCTCATACTCCCGCTCCTAAGACGCGTGGTCTTAGCgattgacagaagaaggagacaAGGACAGCAAAGGAACAGAATGATGAACAGGACTGATGACTCATAAAAACAACTGTAGGAAATGCAAGgagaaatcagagaacaagaactaagagtgtcGGTATTCAGCAGACGAGGACGAGTAGGGAAGaagcaataaacggaaaaagcggagaaaggagtggttgaaaaaggacaagcatgatgtggactgtgtgaGTATTGCTCAAGGAtgaggtgtgtcttcagtgctAATTGAAAAGATTCAATAATGGATAGGTGGCGGAAGTAGAATAGAAGAGAGTTGTATTGTTTAGCTGCACACTAAGTAAACATTCCTTGACCTTAAGAAGGAAAAGCAACTGATTGTGTGCAGGGCTTAGTACCACAAACTGTGCAGGAATCAGTTTATATTAGCATCGGTTCGTaccattgttatttatttctttaagctAGTGCTCCTGCAAATGTTTGAACATCATTTCAGGCCagtacaccaaagaaaacaagtttattGGTGGACAATTGAGCTATTCTtcaatttcttacttttattcaGTCATAATTAAAGTGGAAGTCTGTAGTAAatacaggagtttatctctgtatatgtggtgtagtaGATTCACACTCCACTGCAGTAGTAACtagatagtcgtgggttcagtgtgattttacctttacactttcttccttaACAAAGACAATAGCTATCAAAAGTTAATTAGCACACGACCAATTTTATAATTCCATGCAATTTCACAGACTTTGTTTTATcctaactaaatgtattaagtaccttttgcattcaaaaatgtttgtagattatggcgaGTTCAGTAGGCTGTGAAAAAACGTTTCTTGTAGTGTTTATGTAGGCGTCTACAAATGGTAAACATATCAAGAGACTAAATATTTCAACAGTGTTCCCATTTTTTACGGGTTTCTGTTGATTTTCTTGAGaaagcgtgctattaatagaacacagtgCAGGACACAggaagcagactttagcagttctAGAGTACACAGGAATCTTCCATCTTTAAGATCATTTTAGTATAGCAATGTTCCAAAGCATTTTACTCATACAAACCTCTGAAgtcaaaggtgaggcaacgcTTGTCAGCCAggcacctgtccttgcagtcttccaGACTGACTCCATTCGAGTACAAGTCTCCACGTAGAGCGGTGTTTGGATACTCAGTAAAGGTGTCCTGCAACTCGTCTGTGCTGCATGCTAATACAAACAACTCTTGTAAGCAATCAATTACATTGGTTTTCTTTAAGTTGAAGataattgttctacattttgacgCATTTCGtacaacatccataatcaagtgaagaaatttctaatgttttttcagcccacgtgttttctttcactctttcttcctttttttcagtctATCTAAACGCGGCTATATTGTTTTACAATTAATTCCTCTAAGAATGAGAAAGTCacatgtgaccctccacgacgaaatgagtcttaagtcgcgcggagcagttttgtgctagagacCCCGAAAAGTGATAGGCGACAGTtgtgtgcagtttgactttaaaaagggattccttggttattaagaTTAGAAGAACAACTtgtgtatcaaaagaaaggtcagaacctgtactttttaaaagtatacaGCTTGGCActtctcaaatttccgacttaagactcatttcgtcctTGAGGGTCACATAtaaaagctcttccgtccctAGCTGTAACAAGCCGAGAACAAAGTTCAGTTTCTTGCGGTCAAGCATACcacacaaaacaattttctacTCACTGCCAGAGCAGATATCATAAGGTGTTGTAAAGAAGAACCCAGGGTCACACCGACACTGGTCTTCATAGCACACGGCGTGTGGCTGATTGCAATCGTCGTCTGTCGTGCAGCTTTGATCCTGCCAGGTGTTTGGCTCGCCGACTTCGCCTACAAGACAGTTATACTTGCTGACAGGCGGCAACACTAGCCACCCAGCAATTCTAGTTCTATGTCAAAGTATCTGACTGCCACgtgtacatattcttattcCTCCTCTTTAATGTCACTTCTACCTCCTCATCTTTgtagccacttcctcctctaacctttacaatcagtttttttatgacgtaataaagtgacagttagtaacgactttcaATTACAGTCtcgacaacaaagatatggggtAGTGGCAGTTGTAATGTTCTTCATGGatacattcccctctgtggtgcaCTAGTGCATTAACCCTTAAACCAATGTAGCTGAGGTTAATTGCCATCTTACAAtgattagaaaggaagaaaatcatTAGCTCGTAgacatgaataaacagtgaatgttaaactttttaaatccgaaatattatgtcaacattgagatgacagttgtttgatgaaaataattactgtaaacagCTTACTAGAGTatgtttactgtaagaaacagacaaaccGACGGTACACAACATGTGTagacaagctgagtactacaCAGTAAGTTTTACCAGTTATCGTGTGAGGCAAAAGTGGACTTACAGGATCtttggtagtgggtccagcctttactcCTCTTAGGAGACTCGTATGAGGAAGACTCTAGAGCGGTCACATTATGAAGCCGACACCGACCTCCACGGGCTAGCAagggaggtagagagagagagacataactgaacatgatgcaagacattttgaacaaagaaaactgaaagcAAGTTATCTGAACATTTTCGTAAGTTATTCTGTTACTTAAACGATTTCAGAAAAACGCGTGGTAATcagttgtatatttgtatttctttactgttgtcttgctaaGAGCATACCTGTTAGACActaattttacaataattttaatttggaaTGTTTCCCGATTCCTGCTCTGCTCCCCCAGTTTTGTCAGTCCTTAGTCCtcatgctagagtcctggatgtcttgttcTTTAAGATCATTTTAGTATAGCAATGTTTCAAAGCATTTTACCCATACAAACCtctgaagtcaaaggtcagacaaCGCTTGTCAGCCAGGCAGCTGTCCTTACAATACTTCAGACTGACTCCATCAAAGCTAGCAAGGTGGTTTCCACGTAAAGCGGTGTTTGGATACTCAGTAAAGGTGTCCTGCAACTCGTCTGTGCTGCATGCTAATACAAACAACTCTGGTAAGCA comes from the Pomacea canaliculata isolate SZHN2017 linkage group LG12, ASM307304v1, whole genome shotgun sequence genome and includes:
- the LOC112553234 gene encoding tenascin-like; translated protein: MLRFFLCLLCVSPCLLTQETGRCQGKDCVLKTWHKVSCKTDDDCNQPHAACFKQQCLCDRGYFYTTNDTCTSTCSTDELQDTFTEYPNTALRGNHLASFDGVSLKYCKDSCLADKRCLTFDFRARGGRCRLHNVTALESSSYESPKRSKGWTHYQRSCEVGEPNTWQDQSCTTDDDCNQPHAVCYEDQCRCDPGFFFTTPYDICSGTCSTDELQDTFTEYPNTALRGDLYSNGVSLEDCKDRCLADKRCLTFDFRAYGGRCRLHNVTARESPSGWSPKGSKGWTHYQRSCKSTFASHDNWYNLLCHSKMDCHDPNSDCLSGRCTCHSGFKFNKTEKKCRAPMSCLHWRGTGAKSGVYTIQLPYNKGHLRVGCIMNNGGWLIFQRRFDRDADFDRNWTEYEQGLVNPLLVTTLTMFGWACPRFTH